The Oharaeibacter diazotrophicus genome includes a window with the following:
- the nifU gene encoding Fe-S cluster assembly protein NifU: MWDYSDKVKDYFFNPKNAGALADANAVGEVGAIACGDALKLMLKVEPDSETILDARFQTFGCGSAIASSSALTELVIGKTLTQALEMTNQDIADFLGGLPPEKMHCSVMGYEALQAAIADFRGEEWHDDHEEGALLCKCFGVDEGMVERAVRMNKLTTIEQVTAYTKAGGGCLTCFDGLEACLAKVNAAMVAEGALAAQEAYRLGGTTQAVVKQKAREARGFVKAPAEPKPVAAASPMISLDAIAPVPAAAPAAPGGGMTMLRKIRLVEETIAEMRPYLRQDGGDCELVDVDGSTVSVKLSGACVGCQMASVTVSGIQDRLAAKLGQPFRVVPV, translated from the coding sequence ATGTGGGACTATTCCGACAAGGTCAAGGACTACTTCTTCAACCCGAAGAACGCCGGGGCGCTCGCCGACGCCAACGCCGTCGGCGAGGTCGGGGCGATCGCCTGCGGCGACGCGCTGAAGCTGATGCTGAAGGTGGAGCCGGACAGCGAGACCATCCTCGACGCCCGCTTCCAGACCTTCGGCTGCGGCTCGGCGATCGCCTCGTCCTCGGCGCTGACCGAGCTGGTGATCGGCAAGACGCTGACCCAGGCGCTCGAGATGACCAACCAGGACATCGCCGACTTCCTCGGCGGGCTGCCGCCGGAGAAGATGCACTGCTCGGTGATGGGCTACGAGGCGCTGCAGGCGGCGATCGCCGACTTCCGCGGCGAGGAGTGGCACGACGACCACGAGGAGGGCGCCCTCCTCTGCAAGTGCTTCGGCGTCGACGAGGGCATGGTCGAGCGCGCGGTGCGCATGAACAAGCTCACCACGATCGAGCAGGTCACCGCCTACACCAAGGCCGGCGGCGGCTGCCTGACCTGCTTCGACGGACTCGAGGCCTGCCTCGCGAAGGTCAACGCGGCGATGGTGGCCGAGGGCGCGCTCGCCGCGCAAGAGGCCTATCGGCTCGGCGGCACCACCCAGGCGGTGGTGAAGCAGAAGGCCCGCGAGGCGCGAGGCTTCGTCAAGGCGCCGGCGGAGCCGAAGCCGGTGGCGGCGGCCTCGCCGATGATCTCGCTCGACGCCATCGCGCCGGTGCCGGCGGCGGCCCCGGCCGCGCCCGGCGGCGGGATGACCATGCTGCGGAAGATCCGGCTCGTCGAGGAGACGATCGCGGAGATGCGGCCCTACCTGCGCCAGGACGGCGGCGACTGCGAGCTCGTCGACGTCGACGGCAGCACGGTGAGCGTGAAGCTCTCCGGCGCCTGCGTCGGCTGCCAGATGGCCAGCGTCACCGTCTCCGGCATCCAGGACCGGCTCGCCGCCAAGCTCGGCCAGCCCTTCCGCGTCGTGCCGGTCTGA
- the nifS gene encoding cysteine desulfurase NifS — protein MTPVYLDNNATTRVDPAVVEAMLPFFTEQFGNASSIHAFGAAVGGAIRTARRELQALLGAEHDHEIVFTAGGTESDSTAIFSALEALPDRDEIVTSKVEHPAILAVCDHLEKTGRAKIHRIGVDRSGRLDLDAYRAALSPRVALVTLMWANNETGTIFPVEGLAELAKEVGALFHTDAVQAVGKVPIDLKSSVIDMLSLSGHKLHGPKGIGALYVRRGTRFKPLIRGGHQERGRRAGTENAPAIVGLGKAAALAAAHMADENTRVKALRDRLEAGIVQRIPNCFVNGDRHDRLPNTCNVAFEFVEGEAILLHLNRAGIAASSGSACTSGSLEPSHVLRAMDIPFTAAHGSIRFSFSRENGEADVDRVLDVMPDILDRLRALSPFWNGAGESAAAFRPVYA, from the coding sequence ATGACGCCCGTCTATCTCGACAACAACGCCACCACCCGCGTCGACCCGGCCGTCGTGGAGGCCATGCTGCCCTTCTTCACCGAGCAGTTCGGCAACGCCTCCTCGATCCACGCCTTCGGCGCGGCGGTCGGCGGGGCGATCCGCACGGCCCGGCGCGAGCTGCAGGCGCTTCTCGGCGCCGAGCACGACCACGAGATCGTCTTCACCGCCGGCGGCACGGAGAGCGACTCCACAGCGATCTTCTCCGCCCTCGAGGCGCTGCCGGACCGCGACGAGATCGTGACCTCGAAGGTCGAGCATCCCGCCATCCTCGCCGTCTGCGACCACCTCGAGAAGACCGGCCGCGCCAAGATCCACCGCATCGGCGTCGACCGCTCCGGCCGGCTCGACCTCGACGCCTACCGCGCGGCGCTGTCGCCGCGGGTGGCGCTGGTGACGCTGATGTGGGCCAACAACGAGACCGGCACGATCTTCCCGGTCGAGGGCCTCGCCGAACTCGCCAAGGAGGTCGGCGCACTGTTCCACACCGACGCGGTGCAGGCGGTCGGCAAGGTACCGATCGACCTGAAGTCCTCCGTGATCGACATGCTGTCGCTGTCCGGCCACAAGCTGCACGGGCCGAAGGGCATCGGCGCGCTCTACGTGCGCCGCGGCACCCGCTTCAAGCCGCTGATCCGCGGCGGCCATCAGGAGCGCGGCCGGCGCGCCGGCACCGAGAACGCCCCGGCGATCGTCGGCCTCGGCAAGGCGGCGGCGCTGGCGGCCGCCCACATGGCCGACGAGAACACCCGCGTGAAGGCACTGCGCGACCGGCTCGAGGCCGGCATCGTCCAGCGCATCCCGAACTGCTTCGTCAACGGCGACCGCCACGACCGGCTGCCGAACACCTGCAACGTCGCCTTCGAGTTCGTCGAGGGCGAGGCGATCCTGCTGCACCTCAACCGGGCCGGCATCGCGGCGTCGTCCGGTTCGGCCTGCACCTCCGGCTCGCTGGAGCCGAGCCACGTGCTCCGGGCGATGGACATCCCCTTCACCGCCGCCCACGGCTCGATCCGCTTCTCCTTTTCGCGCGAGAACGGCGAGGCCGACGTCGACCGCGTGCTCGACGTGATGCCCGACATCCTCGACCGGCTCCGGGCGCTGTCGCCGTTCTGGAACGGCGCCGGCGAGAGCGCGGCGGCGTTCCGCCCGGTCTACGCCTGA
- the nifV gene encoding homocitrate synthase has translation MAERVFVNDTTLRDGEQAPGVAFSVAEKVLIARALAAAGVDEIEAGTPAMGGSEIAALAAVVAEDLPVRVMAWCRLAEADVDAAASAGVAHVNLSVPTSRIQMAVKLHAGPEAVAERVRRVVAHARARGLTVALGGEDASRAEPADIGLLARAAAAEGAWRLRFADTLGVLDPFATFDAIRAVRSETDLAIEFHGHDDLGLATANTLAALRAGATHASVTVLGLGERAGNAALEEVAVAAGAVLGRSCGVDPTALAGLAGLVAEASGRAVPSDKAIVGTEVFTHESGIHVAALLRDVHTYQGLDPALLGRRHRVVLGKHTGLAAIRGVLADLGLTVSDREALELLRAVKARAEATKTPVAVSELRSLLAAARLPAFLEAAE, from the coding sequence ATGGCCGAGCGCGTATTCGTCAACGACACCACGCTGCGCGACGGCGAACAGGCGCCGGGCGTCGCCTTCTCGGTGGCCGAGAAGGTGCTGATCGCCCGCGCGCTCGCCGCGGCGGGGGTCGACGAGATCGAGGCCGGCACGCCCGCCATGGGCGGCAGCGAGATCGCGGCGCTGGCGGCGGTCGTCGCCGAGGACCTGCCGGTCCGGGTGATGGCGTGGTGCCGCCTCGCCGAGGCCGACGTCGACGCCGCGGCGAGCGCCGGCGTCGCCCACGTCAACCTGTCGGTGCCGACGTCGCGGATCCAGATGGCGGTGAAGCTGCACGCCGGCCCCGAGGCGGTCGCCGAGCGGGTGCGCCGGGTCGTCGCCCACGCCCGCGCACGCGGCCTGACGGTCGCGCTCGGCGGCGAGGACGCCTCGCGCGCCGAGCCCGCCGACATCGGCCTGCTCGCCCGCGCGGCGGCGGCCGAGGGCGCCTGGCGCCTGCGCTTCGCCGACACGCTCGGCGTGCTCGACCCCTTCGCCACTTTCGACGCGATCCGCGCGGTGCGCTCGGAGACCGACCTCGCGATCGAGTTCCACGGCCACGACGACCTCGGCCTCGCCACCGCCAACACGCTGGCGGCGCTGCGTGCCGGGGCCACCCACGCCAGCGTCACCGTGCTCGGGCTCGGCGAGCGCGCCGGCAACGCGGCGCTCGAGGAGGTCGCGGTGGCGGCCGGCGCCGTACTCGGCCGGTCCTGCGGCGTCGACCCGACCGCGCTCGCCGGCCTCGCCGGGCTCGTCGCCGAGGCGTCCGGGCGGGCGGTGCCGTCGGACAAGGCGATCGTCGGCACCGAGGTGTTCACCCACGAATCCGGCATCCACGTCGCCGCCCTGCTCCGCGACGTCCACACCTACCAGGGCCTCGACCCCGCCCTCCTCGGCCGGCGCCACCGCGTCGTGCTCGGCAAGCACACCGGCCTCGCCGCGATCCGCGGCGTGCTCGCCGACCTCGGGCTGACGGTGAGCGACCGCGAGGCGCTGGAACTCCTGCGCGCCGTCAAGGCGCGGGCGGAGGCGACCAAGACGCCGGTGGCGGTGTCGGAGCTGCGCTCGCTCCTCGCCGCGGCGAGGCTGCCGGCCTTCCTCGAGGCGGCGGAATGA
- the cysE gene encoding serine O-acetyltransferase encodes MSARPSVRALIAGDVACIRSRDPAARSTAEILMVYPGLHAVIAHRLAAPLWRRGFRTTARVLSWLARVATAVDIHPGAAIGERFFIDHGAGVVIGETAVIGDDVTLYHGVTLGGTSWSKGRRHPTLGDRVLVGAGAKILGPITVESGSRVGANAVVIEDVPANATVVGIPGRIVRTAAERRTLEGGRIDLQHHEMPDPVGDALAYLVDRLNFLEVRLAETRAELRAARAGTGAPADLPADRPADGVHAPH; translated from the coding sequence ATGAGCGCGCGGCCGTCCGTCCGCGCCCTGATCGCCGGCGACGTCGCCTGCATCCGCTCGCGCGATCCCGCGGCGCGCTCGACCGCGGAGATCCTGATGGTCTACCCGGGCCTGCACGCCGTGATCGCGCACCGGCTGGCGGCGCCGTTGTGGCGGCGCGGCTTCCGGACGACGGCGCGGGTGCTGTCGTGGCTCGCCCGGGTCGCCACCGCCGTCGACATCCATCCCGGCGCCGCCATCGGCGAGCGCTTCTTCATCGACCACGGCGCCGGCGTCGTGATAGGCGAGACCGCGGTGATCGGCGACGACGTCACGCTCTACCACGGCGTCACCCTCGGCGGCACGTCGTGGTCGAAGGGTCGGCGCCACCCGACGCTCGGCGACCGGGTGCTGGTCGGCGCCGGCGCCAAGATCCTCGGCCCGATCACCGTGGAGAGCGGCAGCCGCGTCGGCGCCAACGCCGTGGTGATCGAGGACGTGCCGGCCAACGCCACCGTCGTCGGCATCCCCGGCCGGATCGTCCGCACCGCCGCCGAGCGGCGGACGCTCGAGGGCGGCCGGATCGACCTGCAGCACCACGAGATGCCCGACCCGGTCGGCGACGCGCTCGCCTACCTGGTCGACCGGCTGAACTTCCTCGAGGTCCGTCTCGCCGAAACCCGGGCGGAGCTGCGCGCCGCCCGCGCCGGCACCGGAGCGCCCGCCGACCTTCCCGCCGACCGCCCGGCCGACGGCGTCCACGCGCCGCACTGA
- the nifW gene encoding nitrogenase stabilizing/protective protein NifW, with the protein MSDVIAMLKGLSSAEDFFAALDVPYDPARLGVARLHILKRMGEHLAGADLADGDETAVRAACADVLRAAYDEFAGRRPIEARLFKVLKDRDPKRPKGAFVSFDSLFG; encoded by the coding sequence ATGTCCGACGTGATCGCCATGCTGAAGGGCCTGTCCTCGGCCGAGGACTTCTTCGCCGCCCTCGACGTGCCCTACGACCCCGCCCGCCTCGGCGTCGCCCGTCTGCACATCCTGAAGCGGATGGGCGAGCACCTCGCCGGCGCCGATCTCGCCGACGGCGACGAGACCGCCGTGCGCGCCGCCTGCGCCGACGTGCTGCGCGCCGCCTACGACGAGTTCGCCGGCCGGCGGCCGATCGAGGCCCGCCTGTTCAAGGTGCTGAAGGACCGCGACCCGAAGCGGCCGAAGGGCGCCTTCGTCTCGTTCGACAGCCTGTTCGGCTGA
- a CDS encoding electron transfer flavoprotein subunit beta/FixA family protein, with protein MHIVVCIKQVPDSAQIRVHPVTNTIMRQGVPSIVNPYDLFSLEEALRLRDRLGGAVTVVTMGPPSAVESLRKCLTYGADRAVLLTDRFFAGSDTLATSYALSKAIEKIGAAFCAPDIVFAGKQTIDGDTAQVGPGIARRLGLVQLTYIQKVVACDTAAGTLTVERRAEGGTQTLATRLPCLVTMLEGVNEIRRGTIQDALRAARAEIVTWSAAEAGIEDVTRCGLRGSPTVVKRVFAPPPRAEKAATVDVSGRPAADADALLDAVVARRPALATDLATLIAGY; from the coding sequence GTGCACATCGTGGTCTGCATCAAGCAGGTTCCGGACTCGGCCCAGATCCGGGTCCACCCGGTCACCAACACGATCATGCGGCAGGGCGTGCCGTCGATCGTGAACCCCTACGACCTGTTCTCGCTCGAGGAGGCGCTGCGCCTGCGCGACCGGCTCGGCGGCGCGGTGACCGTCGTCACCATGGGCCCGCCGAGCGCGGTCGAGAGCCTGCGCAAGTGCCTGACCTACGGCGCCGACCGGGCGGTGCTCCTCACCGACCGCTTCTTCGCCGGGTCGGACACGCTCGCCACCTCCTACGCGCTGTCGAAGGCGATCGAGAAGATCGGCGCCGCCTTCTGCGCGCCGGACATCGTGTTCGCCGGCAAGCAGACCATCGACGGCGACACCGCCCAGGTCGGCCCCGGCATCGCCCGCCGGCTCGGGCTGGTGCAGCTGACCTACATCCAGAAGGTGGTCGCCTGCGACACCGCCGCCGGCACGCTCACGGTGGAGCGTCGCGCCGAGGGCGGCACCCAGACGCTGGCGACGCGACTGCCCTGCCTCGTCACCATGCTGGAGGGCGTCAACGAGATCCGCCGCGGCACCATCCAGGATGCCCTGCGCGCGGCCCGAGCCGAGATCGTGACCTGGAGCGCCGCCGAGGCCGGGATCGAGGACGTTACCCGCTGCGGCCTGCGCGGCTCGCCGACCGTGGTCAAGCGCGTGTTCGCGCCGCCGCCGCGGGCGGAGAAGGCCGCCACCGTGGACGTCTCCGGCCGCCCGGCCGCCGACGCCGACGCGCTCCTCGACGCCGTCGTCGCCCGGCGCCCTGCGCTGGCGACCGACCTCGCCACCCTGATCGCCGGTTACTGA
- a CDS encoding electron transfer flavoprotein subunit alpha/FixB family protein codes for MSEKPAAPAPAAGRAAMKKELPEHFKAYRHVWVFVELERGHVHPVSWELIGEGRKLADKLGVELAGVVMGAPGAGTLEAAAEAFAYGADLVYLVEHETLGDYRNEPYAKALTDLVGTHKPEILLLGATTLGRDLAGAVATTLATGLTADCTELAVDADKSLAATRPTFGGSLLCTIYTLNFRPQMATVRPRVMAMPERREGRTGRVVPFTPDLEESAILTKLLSFMPDRTSAKNNLAHADVVVAGGLGLQSAENLQLVRRLAGAMGAEFGCSRPLVQKGWMPADRQIGQTGKTIRPKLYIAAGISGAIQHRVGVDGADTIVAINTDANAPIMAFAHLAIVTDAIRLLPALAEAVTRRFSPHSRDRIAG; via the coding sequence ATGAGCGAGAAGCCCGCCGCCCCCGCACCCGCCGCCGGTCGCGCGGCGATGAAGAAGGAACTGCCGGAGCACTTCAAGGCCTACCGGCACGTCTGGGTCTTCGTCGAACTCGAACGCGGACACGTCCACCCGGTGTCGTGGGAGCTGATCGGCGAGGGCCGCAAGCTCGCCGACAAGCTCGGCGTCGAACTCGCCGGCGTGGTGATGGGCGCGCCCGGCGCCGGCACCCTCGAGGCCGCCGCCGAGGCCTTCGCCTACGGCGCCGACCTCGTCTACCTGGTCGAGCACGAGACGCTCGGCGACTACCGCAACGAGCCTTACGCCAAGGCGCTCACCGACCTCGTCGGCACGCACAAGCCGGAGATCCTGCTGCTCGGCGCGACCACGCTCGGCCGCGACCTCGCCGGCGCGGTCGCGACGACGCTGGCGACGGGCCTGACCGCCGATTGCACCGAACTCGCCGTCGACGCCGACAAGTCGCTGGCGGCGACGCGGCCGACCTTCGGCGGCTCGCTGCTCTGCACGATCTACACGCTGAACTTCCGCCCGCAGATGGCGACCGTGCGCCCGCGGGTGATGGCGATGCCGGAGCGCCGGGAGGGCCGGACCGGTCGGGTGGTGCCGTTCACGCCCGACCTCGAGGAGAGCGCGATCCTCACCAAGCTGCTGTCCTTCATGCCCGATCGCACCTCGGCCAAGAACAACCTCGCCCACGCCGACGTGGTGGTGGCCGGCGGGCTCGGCCTGCAGAGCGCGGAGAACCTCCAGCTGGTGCGCCGGCTGGCGGGCGCGATGGGGGCGGAGTTCGGCTGCTCGCGGCCACTGGTCCAGAAGGGCTGGATGCCGGCCGACCGCCAGATCGGCCAGACCGGCAAGACGATCCGGCCGAAGCTCTACATCGCCGCCGGCATCTCCGGCGCGATCCAGCACCGGGTCGGCGTCGACGGCGCCGACACCATCGTGGCGATCAACACCGACGCCAACGCGCCGATCATGGCTTTCGCCCACCTCGCCATCGTCACCGACGCGATCCGCC